A genomic stretch from Aquila chrysaetos chrysaetos chromosome 1, bAquChr1.4, whole genome shotgun sequence includes:
- the UBE2K gene encoding ubiquitin-conjugating enzyme E2 K isoform X2 — MTLRTVLLSLQALLAAAEPDDPQDAVVANQYKQNPEMFKQTARLWAHVYAGAPVSSPEYTKKIENLCAMGFDRNAVIVALSSKSWDVETATELLLSN; from the exons ATGACTCTAAGAACAGTGTTGTTATCGCTGCAAGCATTGTTGGCAGCTGCAGAACCAGATGATCCACAAGATGCAGTAGTGGCAAACCAG tacaaacaaaatccagaaaTGTTTAAACAGACAGCTCGACTTTGGGCACATGTGTATGCTGGAGCACCAGTTTCTAGTCCAGAATACaccaaaaaaatagaaaaccttTGTGCTATGGGCTTTGATAGG AATGCAGTAATAGTGGCCTTGTCTTCAAAATCATGGGATGTAGAGACTGCAACAGAATTACTCCTGAGTAACTGA